A region from the Malus domestica chromosome 07, GDT2T_hap1 genome encodes:
- the LOC108173189 gene encoding uncharacterized mitochondrial protein AtMg00810-like: MVQPPAFIDPANPHHVCKLQISLYGLKQAPRAWYEAFYGAILSLGFVSSSSDTSLFIKKNSTITFILVYVDDIIITGSSPTVCQSIISKLQSLFLVKDLGDIHYFLGIEVHRSSTGLFLHQSKYALDLLKKIDMLGVKPCSTPVSSAKLDHSGTILSDPTLYQSTVGALQYLTWTRPDLAFAVNQVCQHMHAPRTIHRQAVKRILRYLKGTIDSGLWFKPGNQFLTAWSDADWAGCPVDRRSTSGYCVFLGPNLISWSAKKQTTMARSSTEAEYRSLANTAAEITWVCKILQDLSFPLLRPPVIFCDNQSAIALAKNPVFHARTKHVEIDYHYIREKVLHDHISIHHVPTLFQIADIFTKSLFASRFATLSHKLSVCSPPFSLRGCVKDTE; the protein is encoded by the coding sequence ATGGTGCAACCACCTGCTTTTATTGATCCAGCCAATCCTCATCACGTTTGTAAACTGCAAATATCACTCTATGGTCTTAAACAGGCACCCCGAGCCTGGTATGAAGCATTTTATGGTGCTATTCTCTCATTGGGATTTGTTTCTTCCTCATCTGATACTAGTCTTTTTATCAAGAAAAACTCTACTATTACTTTTATACTggtttatgtggatgatattatcATCACTGGGAGTTCTCCTACTGTTTGCCAATCCATCATTTCGAAGTTGCAATCTTTGTTTCTTGTCAAAGATTTGGGAGATATTCATTATTTCCTTGGCATTGAGGTTCACAGATCCTCTACCGGtctttttcttcatcaatccaaaTATGCTTTGGACTTGCTTAAGAAGATAGATATGCTTGGTGTCAAACCTTGTTCTACTCCAGTGAGTTCCGCCAAGTTGGATCATTCTGGCACTATTCTTTCCGATCCTACTCTTTATCAATCAACTGTTGGTGCTCTTCAGTACTTGACATGGACTCGCCCTGATTTGGCTTTTGCAGTGAATCAAGTGTGTCAGCACATGCATGCTCCTCGTACTATTCATCGCCAGGCTGTCAAACGGATCTTACGCTATCTTAAGGGTACTATTGACTCCGGTTTATGGTTTAAACCAGGCAATCAGTTTCTCACAGCTTggtctgatgctgattgggccggTTGTCCAGTTGACCGACGATCTACTAGTGGCTATTGTGTTTTCTTGGGTCCAAATCTGATTTCTTGGAGTGCCAAGAAGCAAACCACTATGGCACGATCGTCTACTGAAGCAGAGTATCGATCTTTAGCCAATACTGCTGCTGAGATCACTTGGGTGTGTAAAATTTTGCAGGACctttcttttcctcttcttcgcCCTCCTGTGATTTTTTGTGATAATCAAAGTGCTATTGCATTAGCTAAAAACCCTGTttttcatgctcgaacaaagcaTGTCGAGATTGATTACCATTACATCCGCGAAAAAGTTCTTCACGATCATATCAGCATTCATCATGTTCCTACTCTCTTTCAGATTGCTGATATTTTTACTAAGTCCTTATTTGCATCTCGTTTTGCTACTCTCAGTCACAAGCTTTCAGTTTGTTCTCCTCCcttcagcttgagggggtgtgttAAGGATACTGAATGA